From Micromonospora rifamycinica, a single genomic window includes:
- a CDS encoding DUF1015 family protein yields MTVVHPITRAWITTGGTGAQNYDEFADDAEITAIIEANPHSALGIEMPHRAPESLGKSFLDALGDAVARLTEAKADGSYTPAEQVVVLYRISAPGEEPAYGLFAMVDTDQISTSADEPGLVIRNEDVFIAKVRERVALAEALGHLLSPVLLLQTGRGDELHAALAAATDAAGVPAATDTDQAGRTHAIWLLGPGPDQDALTALAGGGELVVADGNHRSLAAQTGGFPRFLAVVTTPASVAIQPYNRLVSELTSTPDELLDRLRAAGAQLAPIDGPVEVPAAGGTVHLRLAGQGYAVTLPHDADAARLENLDHALVERLLLRDALGLDPGDKRITYVGGDYPASWLTGEVDAGRAELAVLIAPVTVDDFVAVNLAREKMPRKSTWFTPKARGGLVVAELPR; encoded by the coding sequence ATGACGGTCGTGCATCCGATCACCCGGGCCTGGATCACCACTGGCGGCACCGGCGCGCAGAACTACGACGAGTTCGCCGACGACGCGGAGATCACCGCGATCATCGAGGCGAACCCGCACAGTGCCCTCGGCATCGAGATGCCCCACCGGGCGCCGGAGAGTCTCGGGAAGTCCTTCCTCGATGCGCTCGGCGACGCGGTGGCCCGGCTCACCGAGGCGAAGGCCGACGGCAGCTACACCCCGGCCGAGCAGGTCGTCGTCCTCTACCGGATCAGCGCCCCGGGCGAGGAGCCGGCGTACGGGCTGTTCGCGATGGTCGACACCGACCAGATCTCCACCAGCGCCGACGAGCCCGGCCTGGTCATCCGCAACGAGGACGTCTTCATCGCCAAGGTGCGGGAGCGGGTCGCCCTGGCCGAGGCGCTGGGTCACCTGCTCTCGCCCGTGCTCCTGTTGCAGACCGGGCGGGGCGACGAGCTGCACGCCGCGCTCGCGGCGGCGACCGACGCGGCGGGCGTGCCGGCGGCCACCGACACCGACCAGGCCGGCCGGACGCACGCCATCTGGCTGCTCGGCCCCGGCCCCGACCAGGACGCGCTGACCGCGCTGGCCGGCGGCGGCGAACTGGTGGTCGCCGACGGCAACCACCGCAGCCTGGCCGCGCAGACCGGCGGCTTCCCGCGCTTCCTCGCGGTGGTCACCACGCCGGCATCGGTCGCCATCCAGCCCTACAACCGGCTGGTCAGCGAGCTGACCAGCACCCCCGACGAGCTGCTCGACCGGCTCCGCGCCGCCGGGGCGCAGCTCGCCCCGATCGACGGCCCGGTCGAGGTCCCGGCGGCCGGCGGCACCGTGCACCTCCGGCTCGCCGGCCAGGGGTACGCGGTGACCCTGCCGCACGACGCCGACGCCGCCCGGCTGGAGAACCTCGACCACGCCCTGGTCGAACGGCTGCTGCTGCGCGACGCCCTCGGCCTCGACCCGGGCGACAAGCGGATCACCTACGTCGGCGGCGACTACCCGGCGAGCTGGCTCACCGGCGAGGTCGACGCCGGCCGGGCCGAGCTGGCCGTCCTGATCGCCCCGGTGACCGTGGACGACTTCGTCGCGGTGAACCTGGCCCGGGAGAAGATGCCCCGCAAGAGCACCTGGTTCACCCCGAAGGCGCGCGGCGGTCTGGTCGTCGCCGAACTGCCCCGCTGA
- a CDS encoding ribose-5-phosphate isomerase: MRVYLGSDHAGFELKVHLANHLAKQGYELVDLGPHAFDPDDDYPTFCLHTGDRVVADPGSLGVVIGGSGNGEQIAANKVVGVRAALAWSVETAQLGRQHNDANVVAVGARQHTLDEAAAIVEAFLTTPFSGNERHGRRIAQVAEYERTRELPDLP; encoded by the coding sequence ATGCGCGTCTACCTGGGATCCGATCACGCCGGCTTCGAGTTGAAGGTGCACCTGGCCAATCACCTGGCCAAGCAGGGATACGAGCTGGTCGACCTCGGCCCGCACGCCTTCGACCCCGACGACGACTACCCGACCTTCTGCCTGCACACCGGGGACCGGGTGGTGGCCGACCCGGGCAGCCTGGGCGTGGTCATCGGCGGCTCCGGCAACGGCGAGCAGATCGCCGCCAACAAGGTCGTCGGCGTCCGGGCAGCGCTGGCCTGGAGCGTCGAGACCGCCCAGCTCGGTCGGCAGCACAACGACGCCAACGTGGTGGCCGTCGGTGCCCGCCAGCACACCCTGGACGAGGCCGCCGCCATCGTCGAGGCGTTCCTCACCACCCCGTTCTCCGGCAACGAGCGGCACGGTCGGCGGATCGCCCAGGTGGCCGAGTACGAGCGCACCCGCGAACTGCCCGACCTGCCCTGA
- a CDS encoding S1 family peptidase encodes MNRWRSLIGRTAAAMVAITAGSLVLTAPATAAPIADPAPSVVGGTRAAQGEFPFMVRLSMGCGGALYSPRLVLTAAHCVNRTGNNTSITATLGAVDLQSSSRIQVKSNYVYRAPGYNGSGKDWALIRLATPVTSQATLPIATTTAYDSGTFTVAGWGAAREGGAQQRYLLKATVPFVSDASCSASYPGELIAAEEICAGYASGGTDTCQGDSGGPMFRRDAANAWIQVGIVSWGDGCARPNAPGVYTQVSTFAASIASAAASLGG; translated from the coding sequence GTGAACCGTTGGCGCAGTCTCATCGGCCGGACGGCCGCCGCGATGGTGGCGATCACCGCCGGGTCGCTCGTCCTGACCGCCCCGGCCACCGCCGCGCCCATCGCCGACCCCGCGCCGTCGGTCGTCGGCGGCACCCGGGCGGCCCAGGGCGAGTTCCCGTTCATGGTCCGGCTCTCCATGGGCTGCGGCGGGGCGCTCTACAGCCCCCGGCTGGTGCTCACCGCCGCCCACTGCGTGAACCGCACCGGCAACAACACCAGCATCACCGCGACCCTCGGCGCGGTCGACCTCCAGTCGAGCAGCCGGATCCAGGTCAAGTCCAACTACGTCTACCGGGCCCCCGGCTACAACGGCAGCGGCAAGGACTGGGCGCTCATCCGGCTCGCCACCCCGGTCACGTCGCAGGCCACCCTGCCCATCGCCACCACCACCGCGTACGACAGCGGCACCTTCACCGTCGCCGGCTGGGGCGCGGCCCGCGAGGGTGGGGCGCAGCAGCGTTACCTGCTCAAGGCCACCGTGCCCTTCGTCAGTGACGCGAGCTGCTCCGCCTCCTACCCCGGTGAGCTGATCGCCGCCGAGGAGATCTGCGCCGGCTACGCCAGCGGTGGCACCGACACCTGCCAGGGTGACTCCGGTGGCCCGATGTTCCGTCGGGACGCCGCGAACGCCTGGATCCAGGTGGGCATCGTGAGCTGGGGCGACGGCTGTGCCCGGCCCAACGCCCCCGGCGTCTACACCCAGGTGAGCACGTTCGCCGCGTCGATCGCCTCGGCCGCCGCCAGCCTCGGCGGCTGA
- a CDS encoding Hsp70 family protein, with the protein MAGQQDGYALGVDLGTSNTVAVLRWPDGRTRPLLVDGQPVLPSGVYADTDGRLHVGRDAQRLAQADPTRYEPNPKRRVDEPTVPLGDRSYAPAELLAATLWAIAEQAVATVGFLPPAVVTYPAAWQAPRRQVLHDALSLAGWPSAAEHTMSGPVPVGTRLLREPVAAARYYTEVLRRPVPVGESVAVFDFGGGTLDVAVVRNEGADPWGDSGFTVIATGGMADLGGLDLDEALLGRLGELVGGEQPALWGRLTRPETTGQWRDRQQLRDAVRGAKEMLSRVSVAPVAVPGLEATVPLTREDLERLATPLLTRAVARTREVIAEAGLTPDRLAGLFLVGGSSRVPLVARLLHTELGVAPTVLEQPELPVAEGALTDLPLPRRSRRPAPAGAAALAPPAGPPGTTPTGPDDGTPAAPGGTLPAGPSGTLPAAATGGTLLATPVAPTPVGVPGQGGHPAGTGWPGVPGTGSPTSPEAGGQPVGPVRRERRRWWIGLGAGLALAGVLGAAALWFTRDRYPALDFHILTEVARPAADGDRPTAMFTAVADDRAYLAYQLPDDRLTVVAVDAGTGKQAWRNTIAAGAQRWTGVRAVPGAVLAVADAAGDSTPRDVVVLDAGSGRERWRLPVHGDDAVHVTADTLVWVDGGGSRLVGLRLRDGRQQWEQPNPRSEYGDTRTTVLPVGTGAGAAGPAQFDGAPRTPWRGDADRLVQVGADRSVRVLDMNSGKVLRRRDGVADVTDRMVAHADRLYLVEEDRGYKLLGYDLGSLAEPTVLYSAGDQRRVTGLVACGEHRACLLEVPDGEAERTEVVAATEGKGSRRWPAAGGRDLVPVGEHLLVRRDSPKTTVSLFDPAGKTVLADRKGTAARVDAGNLLVFAETPSSFEDDRSIAGVSTAGDLTEMGQLQGVRSESCSWNTSTIVCGAERDFVLYRFAGDG; encoded by the coding sequence ATGGCAGGCCAGCAGGACGGATACGCCCTCGGGGTCGACCTGGGCACCTCCAACACCGTGGCCGTGCTGCGCTGGCCGGACGGGCGGACCCGGCCGCTGCTCGTCGACGGCCAGCCGGTCCTCCCCTCCGGGGTCTACGCCGACACCGACGGCCGGTTACACGTCGGCCGGGACGCCCAACGGCTGGCCCAGGCGGACCCGACCCGCTACGAGCCGAACCCGAAGCGTCGGGTGGACGAGCCGACGGTACCCCTCGGCGACCGGTCGTACGCCCCGGCGGAGCTGCTCGCCGCGACCCTGTGGGCGATCGCCGAGCAGGCGGTGGCGACGGTGGGTTTCCTGCCCCCGGCGGTGGTCACCTATCCCGCCGCCTGGCAGGCACCCCGGCGACAGGTCCTGCACGACGCGTTGAGCCTGGCCGGGTGGCCGTCGGCGGCCGAGCACACGATGTCCGGCCCGGTGCCGGTCGGCACCCGGCTGCTGCGGGAACCGGTCGCGGCGGCCCGCTACTACACCGAGGTGCTGCGCCGACCGGTGCCGGTGGGCGAGTCGGTCGCGGTGTTCGACTTCGGCGGCGGCACGCTGGACGTGGCGGTCGTCCGCAACGAGGGCGCCGACCCGTGGGGCGACTCGGGATTCACGGTCATCGCCACCGGCGGGATGGCCGACCTCGGTGGGCTCGACCTCGACGAGGCCCTGCTCGGCCGGCTCGGTGAGCTGGTCGGCGGGGAGCAGCCGGCGCTCTGGGGCCGGCTGACCCGGCCGGAGACGACCGGCCAGTGGCGGGACCGGCAGCAGCTCCGGGACGCCGTACGCGGGGCGAAGGAGATGCTGTCCCGGGTGAGCGTCGCGCCGGTCGCGGTACCCGGCCTGGAGGCCACCGTGCCACTCACCCGGGAGGACCTGGAGCGGCTGGCCACTCCCCTGCTGACCCGGGCCGTCGCCCGTACCCGCGAGGTGATCGCCGAGGCGGGGCTCACGCCGGACCGGCTCGCCGGGCTCTTCCTGGTCGGTGGCTCGTCCCGGGTTCCGCTGGTCGCCCGGCTGCTGCACACCGAGCTGGGCGTCGCGCCGACCGTGCTGGAGCAGCCTGAGCTGCCGGTGGCCGAGGGCGCGCTCACCGACCTGCCGCTGCCCCGCCGCAGCCGGCGTCCCGCACCGGCCGGCGCGGCGGCCCTCGCCCCGCCCGCCGGACCGCCCGGCACCACTCCGACCGGACCGGACGACGGCACTCCCGCGGCACCGGGCGGCACCCTCCCCGCCGGGCCGAGCGGCACGCTGCCGGCTGCGGCGACCGGCGGGACGCTGCTGGCCACACCGGTCGCTCCCACGCCGGTCGGCGTGCCGGGTCAGGGCGGACACCCGGCGGGGACGGGCTGGCCGGGCGTACCCGGGACGGGATCGCCGACGTCGCCGGAGGCCGGCGGCCAGCCGGTGGGGCCGGTGCGGCGCGAACGTCGGAGGTGGTGGATCGGGCTCGGCGCGGGCCTGGCGCTGGCCGGGGTGCTGGGCGCGGCGGCACTCTGGTTCACCCGGGACCGCTACCCGGCGCTCGACTTCCACATCCTGACCGAGGTGGCCCGGCCCGCCGCCGACGGGGACCGGCCGACGGCGATGTTCACCGCCGTGGCCGACGACCGTGCGTACCTGGCCTATCAGCTCCCTGACGACCGGTTGACGGTGGTCGCGGTCGACGCCGGCACCGGGAAACAGGCGTGGCGGAACACCATCGCGGCGGGCGCCCAGCGGTGGACCGGGGTCCGGGCGGTGCCCGGGGCGGTGCTGGCCGTCGCGGACGCGGCCGGCGACAGCACGCCACGGGACGTGGTGGTGCTCGACGCCGGGTCCGGCAGGGAACGGTGGCGGCTGCCGGTGCACGGGGACGACGCGGTGCACGTCACCGCCGACACCCTGGTGTGGGTGGACGGCGGCGGCAGCCGCCTGGTCGGCCTGCGGCTGCGCGACGGCAGGCAGCAGTGGGAGCAGCCCAACCCGCGCAGCGAGTACGGCGACACCCGGACCACGGTGCTGCCGGTCGGCACCGGGGCGGGCGCGGCCGGTCCCGCCCAGTTCGACGGCGCTCCACGCACCCCCTGGCGGGGGGACGCCGACCGGCTCGTGCAGGTGGGGGCCGACCGGTCGGTCCGGGTGCTCGACATGAACAGCGGCAAGGTGCTGCGCCGCCGGGACGGGGTCGCCGACGTCACCGACCGGATGGTCGCCCACGCCGACCGGCTGTACCTCGTCGAGGAGGACCGGGGGTACAAGCTCCTCGGGTACGACCTGGGCAGCCTCGCCGAGCCGACGGTGCTCTACAGCGCGGGCGACCAGCGGCGGGTCACCGGGCTGGTGGCCTGCGGCGAGCACCGGGCCTGCCTGCTCGAGGTGCCGGACGGGGAGGCCGAGCGGACCGAGGTGGTCGCCGCCACCGAGGGCAAGGGCAGCCGTCGGTGGCCGGCGGCGGGTGGCCGCGACCTGGTGCCGGTGGGTGAGCACCTGCTCGTCCGGCGGGATTCGCCGAAGACCACGGTGAGCCTCTTCGACCCGGCCGGCAAGACGGTGCTGGCCGACCGGAAGGGTACGGCGGCCCGGGTCGACGCCGGCAACCTGCTGGTCTTCGCGGAGACCCCGAGCAGCTTCGAGGACGACCGCAGCATCGCCGGGGTGTCGACCGCCGGTGACCTGACCGAGATGGGGCAGCTCCAGGGCGTCCGCAGCGAGTCGTGTTCGTGGAACACCTCGACGATCGTGTGCGGGGCCGAGCGCGACTTCGTGCTGTACCGCTTCGCCGGCGACGGCTGA
- a CDS encoding DUF3152 domain-containing protein, producing MATKGSPHRGSGRFRRPAAALLVAGWLAGCGVPTTADRAAAGPADPAAAAGPTASGGPAAAVGGVPLAATGGPVAAGGGTTAGRAGTAPVSYPADGSNRWQVAAGEPAAPTGTGRLVRYRVAVERDIRGLPVAGFAAEVGATLTAPQGWASGGRLRLWRVGPGGPADFTVHLATPGTRDELCGDAADGYTSCRNGDRVVVNVARWVKGVPGYGASLETYRRYVVNHEVGHRLGHGHERCPGRGRPAPVMQQQTLGLHGCTANAWPYRDGRRYAGPAGSYADAIPPREPGRRG from the coding sequence ATGGCGACGAAGGGTAGCCCCCACCGGGGCAGCGGCCGGTTCCGACGGCCGGCGGCGGCGCTGCTGGTGGCCGGCTGGTTGGCCGGCTGCGGGGTGCCCACGACGGCGGACCGGGCTGCGGCGGGACCGGCCGACCCGGCAGCGGCGGCCGGGCCGACGGCGAGCGGCGGACCTGCGGCAGCGGTCGGCGGCGTACCGCTCGCGGCGACCGGCGGACCTGTAGCGGCGGGTGGCGGGACGACGGCGGGCCGGGCCGGGACCGCCCCGGTCAGCTATCCGGCGGACGGGAGCAACCGCTGGCAGGTCGCGGCCGGGGAGCCGGCGGCCCCGACGGGCACCGGCCGGCTGGTGCGGTACCGGGTGGCGGTGGAGCGGGACATCCGGGGGCTGCCGGTGGCCGGGTTCGCGGCCGAGGTCGGCGCGACGTTGACCGCCCCGCAGGGCTGGGCCTCGGGTGGGAGGCTGCGCCTGTGGCGGGTCGGCCCCGGCGGACCCGCCGACTTCACCGTGCACCTGGCCACCCCGGGCACCCGCGACGAGCTGTGCGGGGACGCCGCGGACGGCTACACCTCGTGCCGCAACGGCGACCGGGTGGTGGTCAACGTGGCCCGCTGGGTGAAGGGCGTGCCGGGCTACGGCGCGAGCCTGGAGACCTACCGGCGGTACGTGGTCAACCACGAGGTCGGGCACCGGCTCGGCCACGGCCACGAGCGGTGCCCGGGGCGGGGCCGACCCGCACCGGTGATGCAGCAGCAGACGCTGGGCCTGCACGGCTGCACCGCGAACGCCTGGCCGTACCGCGACGGGAGGCGCTACGCGGGGCCGGCCGGCTCCTACGCCGACGCGATCCCGCCCCGCGAGCCGGGCCGCCGGGGCTGA
- a CDS encoding SigE family RNA polymerase sigma factor, with protein sequence MARGDAEFVEFARSASGRLTHAAFLMTGNHHQAEDAAQTALVRTYASWSRIRDEDAYGYARTVLVNHLVDGWRRPIREYPTDELPEQRHGDVAEDVATRRWLLAILGALSPRERAIVVLRYYFDLPEAQVARELGVSLGTVKSTSSRALQKLRATGTPTTQGAPR encoded by the coding sequence ATGGCCCGGGGTGACGCCGAGTTCGTCGAGTTCGCCCGGTCGGCCTCCGGGCGGTTGACGCATGCCGCCTTCCTGATGACCGGCAACCACCACCAGGCCGAGGACGCCGCGCAGACCGCGCTGGTCCGCACGTACGCGTCGTGGTCGCGGATCCGCGACGAGGACGCCTACGGGTACGCCCGGACGGTCCTGGTCAACCACCTCGTCGACGGGTGGCGGCGGCCGATCCGCGAGTACCCCACCGACGAGCTGCCCGAGCAGCGGCACGGTGATGTCGCCGAGGACGTCGCCACCCGCCGCTGGCTGCTCGCCATCCTCGGCGCGCTCAGCCCCCGCGAGCGGGCCATCGTCGTGCTCCGCTACTACTTCGACCTCCCGGAGGCGCAGGTGGCCCGCGAACTGGGCGTATCGCTCGGCACGGTGAAGAGCACCAGCTCCCGGGCGTTGCAGAAGCTGCGCGCCACCGGTACCCCGACGACCCAGGGCGCCCCCCGGTGA
- a CDS encoding SMI1/KNR4 family protein, with amino-acid sequence MTGGDWSDVRGRLARLAATPGAGAVFGSSDHGWELEPPLTAGELAEVEAQLQVELPAEYRSFLREAGRGGAGPAYGLFPLRRRDGRWQWEGDGADLTTLEALGQPFAHVEAFNPADGLPAHPDEDDYDSPEAFAAAQDAHWEQHERIVLTPEHSVGLLYLCHLGCALREALVVSGPARGRMWADDIAEGGGFRPLYDDDGTPLGFARWYRRWLVAAEGEAASGGTDVRQRASAR; translated from the coding sequence ATGACAGGTGGCGACTGGTCGGACGTCCGGGGACGGCTCGCGCGGCTGGCTGCGACGCCCGGTGCCGGCGCGGTGTTCGGCTCCTCCGACCACGGGTGGGAGCTCGAACCGCCGCTGACCGCCGGGGAACTGGCCGAGGTGGAGGCGCAGCTCCAGGTGGAGCTGCCCGCCGAGTACCGGTCCTTCCTCCGGGAGGCGGGCCGGGGCGGCGCGGGACCGGCCTACGGGCTGTTCCCGCTGCGCCGGCGCGACGGGCGGTGGCAGTGGGAGGGCGACGGCGCCGACCTGACCACGCTGGAGGCCCTGGGGCAGCCGTTCGCCCACGTCGAGGCGTTCAACCCGGCCGACGGCCTCCCCGCCCACCCCGACGAGGACGACTACGACTCGCCGGAGGCGTTCGCCGCCGCGCAGGACGCCCACTGGGAGCAGCACGAGCGGATCGTCCTCACCCCGGAGCACTCGGTCGGCCTGCTGTACCTGTGCCATCTCGGCTGTGCGCTGCGGGAGGCACTCGTGGTCAGTGGTCCCGCCCGGGGCCGGATGTGGGCCGACGACATCGCCGAGGGCGGCGGCTTCCGGCCGCTGTACGACGACGACGGCACCCCGCTCGGTTTCGCCCGCTGGTACCGGCGCTGGCTGGTGGCCGCCGAGGGCGAGGCCGCATCCGGTGGGACCGACGTCCGGCAGCGCGCCTCGGCGCGGTAG
- a CDS encoding CPCC family cysteine-rich protein gives MITVWAVLVAASCGRLDVVARHDEGTFVDRGPAAGLYACPCCGYLTLGERGCFEICDVCFWEDDGQDDQDADRVRGGPNRDLSLLDARRNFAVHAAADPRDRRHVRPPLPEEYPPGAVPPDGTGSSST, from the coding sequence ATGATCACTGTCTGGGCCGTGCTCGTTGCGGCGTCCTGTGGAAGGCTCGACGTCGTGGCGCGTCATGACGAGGGGACGTTCGTCGACCGGGGGCCGGCGGCCGGGCTGTACGCCTGCCCGTGCTGCGGCTATCTCACCCTGGGCGAGCGGGGCTGCTTCGAGATCTGCGACGTCTGCTTCTGGGAGGACGACGGTCAGGACGACCAGGACGCCGACCGGGTACGCGGCGGCCCCAACCGGGACCTGAGCCTGCTCGACGCCCGCCGCAACTTCGCCGTGCACGCGGCGGCCGATCCGAGGGACCGCAGGCACGTCCGGCCGCCCCTGCCCGAGGAGTACCCGCCCGGGGCCGTACCCCCTGACGGCACGGGGTCATCGTCCACCTGA